The Methanolacinia petrolearia DSM 11571 genome has a segment encoding these proteins:
- a CDS encoding trimeric intracellular cation channel family protein, with protein sequence MDVLPFSTWYYIMGIIGIAVFSITGVLAGAKRGMDLFGIVIIGVITALGGGTLRDLILDVPVFWINNNLYIAIALSAAIVAFFLAKPLWCSYRALLILDGLGVALFNVQAIDKTLAYGFSPVVAVIMGIITGITGGIIRDLLAGNPNLILKQELYATPILIGGVFYIIWLTYLPDVPFGSLLAILIVFLIRFAAIKWDLRYPHWLLFPGKDDS encoded by the coding sequence ATGGATGTCCTGCCGTTTAGTACATGGTATTATATCATGGGCATAATAGGCATAGCTGTATTTTCCATCACCGGAGTTCTGGCAGGGGCAAAGAGAGGGATGGATCTCTTCGGCATTGTTATCATCGGCGTTATTACCGCACTTGGCGGCGGTACACTAAGGGATCTTATCCTTGACGTTCCCGTCTTCTGGATCAACAACAACCTGTACATTGCAATCGCCCTCTCTGCGGCAATAGTCGCATTCTTCCTTGCAAAACCGTTATGGTGCTCGTACAGGGCATTGCTGATACTCGACGGACTCGGTGTCGCCCTCTTCAACGTGCAGGCGATAGATAAGACGCTGGCATACGGCTTCAGCCCGGTTGTCGCAGTAATTATGGGCATAATCACAGGAATCACCGGGGGTATAATACGTGATCTCCTCGCGGGAAATCCAAACCTTATACTTAAACAGGAGCTCTATGCAACCCCGATACTTATCGGCGGGGTGTTCTATATCATCTGGCTGACATATCTCCCCGACGTTCCCTTTGGAAGTCTTTTGGCAATACTGATCGTATTCTTGATCAGGTTTGCTGCGATAAAATGGGATCTCAGGTATCCCCACTGGCTCCTTTTTCCGGGAAAAGACGATTCATAG
- the eif1A gene encoding translation initiation factor eIF-1A: protein MKFLASYNNNQNNEEAIIRVKLPNSKKREMFATADLMLGANHIRVRCYDGVTRTGRIKGKIKKRVWIREGDVLIVVPWDFQDEKCDIIYRYTKPQVEWLRRNNYL from the coding sequence TTGAAATTTCTGGCAAGTTACAATAATAATCAAAACAATGAAGAAGCCATAATCAGGGTAAAACTTCCGAATTCCAAGAAAAGGGAGATGTTTGCAACGGCAGACCTTATGCTCGGGGCAAATCATATCCGCGTAAGATGTTATGACGGCGTAACAAGAACAGGGCGAATTAAGGGAAAGATCAAGAAGCGCGTCTGGATTCGCGAAGGGGATGTCCTCATTGTTGTCCCGTGGGATTTTCAGGACGAGAAGTGTGATATAATATACAGATATACCAAGCCGCAGGTCGAGTGGCTGAGAAGAAATAATTACCTCTGA
- a CDS encoding DUF7289 family protein, with protein sequence MIKEYGSEGVSEAIGFLIMFTIVLTGIAMVSLVGYPMLIQTQISSDERNMEQAMISVQNDMKIMTFSNVPFRDSTIKVSGGGLTAIDNTSFGQSFTISDDTGTGFSVEYKPGAIQYESDDGTAVLTLMNGAVVRREKFQSGSVMIAEPRWFYDSDEKTLVIYMTVLNADREYYERGIGTIKMSMKTQPVIIDTPYGTPATVTVTYAYDPDDDYSVAWRNYLTGDSIVEGGFAETGSGKYSLSGVERLVVKEYDIKIENM encoded by the coding sequence ATGATAAAAGAATACGGCAGCGAAGGAGTATCCGAAGCCATCGGATTCCTGATAATGTTTACAATAGTTCTTACCGGAATTGCAATGGTCTCCCTTGTAGGGTATCCGATGCTTATCCAGACGCAGATCAGTTCTGACGAGAGAAACATGGAGCAGGCAATGATCTCGGTCCAGAACGATATGAAAATAATGACCTTCAGCAATGTCCCGTTCCGCGATTCAACAATTAAGGTATCCGGTGGAGGGCTTACCGCGATAGACAACACATCTTTCGGGCAGAGTTTCACGATCTCGGATGATACGGGCACTGGATTCAGCGTTGAATACAAGCCGGGGGCTATCCAATATGAATCGGATGACGGGACCGCAGTCCTTACTCTCATGAACGGCGCAGTGGTCAGGAGGGAGAAGTTCCAGAGCGGATCGGTGATGATAGCCGAACCCCGGTGGTTCTACGATAGCGACGAAAAAACTCTCGTAATTTACATGACTGTCCTGAACGCGGACAGAGAATACTATGAACGTGGAATTGGAACCATCAAAATGAGCATGAAGACACAACCTGTAATAATTGACACTCCATACGGGACACCTGCAACCGTCACAGTCACCTATGCATACGATCCTGATGACGATTACTCGGTCGCATGGAGAAATTACCTGACTGGAGACTCGATAGTGGAAGGAGGTTTTGCAGAAACCGGTTCCGGAAAGTATTCACTCAGCGGAGTGGAAAGGCTTGTAGTAAAGGAATACGATATAAAAATTGAGAATATGTAA